In the genome of Rhinolophus ferrumequinum isolate MPI-CBG mRhiFer1 chromosome 24, mRhiFer1_v1.p, whole genome shotgun sequence, one region contains:
- the LOC117016441 gene encoding S-formylglutathione hydrolase isoform X2, which produces MALKQISSNKCFGGLQKVFEHDSVELKCKMKFAIYLPPKAETGKCPALYWLSGLTCTEQNFISKSGYHQAASEHGLVVIAPDTSPRGCNIKGEDESWDFGTGAGFYVNATEEPWKTNYRMYSYVTEELLQLINANFPVDPQRMSIFGHSMGGHGALICALKNPGKYKSVSAFAPICNPVLCPWGKKAFSGYLGTDQSKWKAYDATHLVKSYSGSQLDILIDQGKDDQFLSDGQLLPDNFIAACTEKKTPVVFRLQEGYDHSYYFIATFITDHIRHHAKYLNA; this is translated from the coding sequence atggcGTTGAAACAGATTTCCAGCAACAAGTGCTTTGGGGGATTGCAGAAAGTTTTTGAACATGACAGCGTTGAactgaaatgcaaaatgaaatttGCTATCTACTTACCACCAAAGGCAGAAACTGGAAAATGCCCTGCACTATATTGGCTGTCTGGTTTAACTTGCACAGAACAGAATTTTATATCAAAATCTGGTTATCATCAGGCTGCCTCAGAACACGGCCTTGTTGTCATTGCTCCAGATACAAGTCCTCGTGGCTGCAACATTAAAGGAGAAGATGAGAGCTGGGACTTCGGCACTGGTGCTGGGTTTTATGTGAATGCCACTGAAGAACCTTGGAAAACTAACTACAGAATGTACTCTTACGTAACGGAGGAGCTTCTCCAACTCATAAATGCCAATTTTCCAGTGGACCCCCAAAGGATGTCTATTTTTGGCCACTCCATGGGAGGCCATGGAGCTCTGATTTGTGCTTTAAAGAATCCTGGAAAATACAAATCTGTCTCAGCATTTGCTCCAATTTGCAATCCAGTGCTCTGTCCTTGGGGCAAAAAGGCCTTTAGTGGATATTTGGGAACAGATCAAAGTAAATGGAAGGCTTATGATGCTACTCATCTTGTGAAGTCCTACTCAGGTTCTCAACTGGACATACTAATTGATCAAGGAAAAGATGACCAGTTTCTTTCAGATGGACAGTTACTACCTGATAACTTCATAGCTgcctgcacagaaaaaaaaacccctgTTGTTTTTAGATTACAAGAGGGTTATGATCATAGCTACTACTTCATTGCAACCTTTATTACTGATCACATCAGACATCATGCAAAATACCTGAATGCATGA